From the genome of Tachypleus tridentatus isolate NWPU-2018 chromosome 6, ASM421037v1, whole genome shotgun sequence:
ACATCACAATTatcaatgaagaaaaacaagtCAGATTATCGAATTACTGCTCAAGCCTAATCATGAAAATCTGAATttagaaatttcaaaactttgGATGTCCACACATtagaagttttacaaactttaagaaCTGAATCCATTTTATAAAGAGACAGAAAAATGTCTTGTGTCTGTAAATACAGGATGGGTAAGAAATTCCGTTTTTCCAATCACCACGATgtgttataaagaacaaaaaatctGGTAATAGGTGTATTGAGTGAGGGCCTTTTTTATCTGGAAAGGTATAAAGGTCATTCACATAAAAAATTATGCAAAAATTTACAAGGAAGACAATGTTCATAGGGAAATATTTCTGTGATAAAAGTTTGTACTGACATATTTAACATAAGTTTCAGAATATGACTGACTTTCTAATGAAGATATTGCGGTAGGTAAAAACCTTTTGTACACAAATTCTAAATATCCCATACCTTCTTCATAATtgtgaaaaattaactttttacttCCCCGACACGACACCCATGCTTCAAAAATGAGCCAAGGGTTGTAGGACAAGTAATCATGCTCCAAAGAAACCATCTTTTTCTTGTGACAATGCTCCCCTGTGAGACcagctcattacaggaagtactctacagagaccaggttaagctcattataggaagtactctacagagaccaggttaagctcattataggaagtactctacagagaccaggttaagctcattacaggaagtactctacagataccaggttaagctcattacaggaagtactctacagataccaggttaagctcattacaggaagtactctacagagaccaggttaagctcattacaggaagtactctatagagaccaggttaagctcattacaggaagtactctacagagaccaggttaagctcattacaggaagtactctacagagaccaggttaagctcattacaggaagtactctatagagaccaggttaagctcattacaggaagtactctacagagaccaggttaagctcattacaggaagtactctacagagaccaggttaagctcattacaggaagtactctacagagaccaggttaagctcattacaggaagtactctacagagaccaggttaagctcattacaggaagtactctacagagaccaggttaagctcattacaggaagtactctacagagaccaggttaagctcattacaggaagtactctacagagaccaggttaagctcattacaggaagtactctacagagaccaggttaagctcattacaggaagtactctacagagaccaggttaagctcattacaggaagtactctacagagaccaggttaagctcattacaggaagtactctacagagaccaggttaagctcattacaggaagtactctacagagaccaggttaagctcattacaggaagtactctacagagaccaggttaagctcattacaggaagtactctacagagaccaggttaagctcattataggaagtactctacagagaccaggttaagctcattataggaagtactctacagagaccaggttaagctcattacaggaagtactctacagagaccaggttaagctcattacaggaagtactctacagagaccaggttaagctcattacaggaagtactctatAGACCAGTTAAGCTCATtaccaggttaagctcattacaggaagtactctacagagaccaggttaagctcattacaggaagtactctacagagaccaggttaagctcattacaggaagtactctacagagaccaggttaagctcattacaggaagtactctacagagaccaggttaagctcattacaggaagtactctacagagaccaggttaagctcattacaggaagtactctacagagaccaggttaagctcattacaggaagtactctacagagaccaggttaagctcattacaggaagtactctacagagaccaggttaagctcattacaggaagtactctacagagaccaggttaagctcattacaggaagtactctacagagaccaggttaagctcattacaggaagtactctacagagaccaggttaagctcattacaggaagtactctacagagaccaggttaagctcattacaggaagtactctatagagaccaggttaagctcattacaggaagtactctacagagaccaggttaagctcattacaggaagtactctacagagaccaggttaagctcattataggaagtactctacagagaccaggttaagctcattataggaagtactctacagagaccaggttaagctcattacaggaagtactctacagagaccaggttaagctcattacaggaagtactctacagagaccaggttaagctcattacaggaagtactctacaggttaagctcattacaggaagtactctacagagaccaggttaagctcattacaggaagtactctacagagaccaggttaagctcattacaggaagtactctacaggttaagctcattacaggaagtactctacaggttaagctcattacaggaagtactctacagagaccaggttaagctcattacaggaagtactctacaggttaagctcattacaggaagtactctacaggttaagctcattacaggaagtactctacaggTTAAGCTgattacaggaagtactctacaggttaagctcattacaggaagtactctacagagaccaggttaagctcattacaggaagtactctacagagaccaggttaagctcattacaggaagtactctacaggttaaggttaagctcattacaggaagtactctacaggttaagctcattacaggaagtactctacagagaccaggttaagctcattacaggaagtactctacagactacaggttaagctcattacaggaagtactctacaggttaagctcattacaggaagtactctacaggttaagctcattacaggaagtactctacaggttaagctcattacaggaagtactctacaggttaagctcattacaggaagtactctacagagaccaggttaagctcattacaggaagtactctacagagaccaggttaagctcattacaggaagtactctacagagaccaggttaagctcattacaggaagtactctacagagaccaggttaagctcattacaggaagtactctacaggagaccaggttaagctcattacaggaagtactctacaggttaagctcattacagcTCATTACTCTacaggttaagctcattacaggaagtactctacaggttaagctcattacaggaagtactctacaggttaagctcattacaggaagtactctacaggAGTACCacaggttaagctcattacaggaagtactctacaggttaagctcattacaggaagtactctacaggttaagctcattacaggaagtactctacaggTTAAGacaggttaagctcattacaggaagtactctacaggAGTACTCTacaggttaagctcattacaggaagtactctacagagaccaggttaagctcattacaggaagtactctacagagaccaggttaagctcattacaggaagtactctacagagaccaggttaagctcattacaggaagtactctacagagaccaggttaagctcattacaggaagtactctacagagaccaggttaagctcattacaggaagtactctacagagaccaggttaagctcattacaggaagtactctacagagaccaggttaagctcattacaggaagtactctacagagaccaggttaagctcattacaggaagtactctacagagaccaggttaagctcattacaggaagtactctacaggttaagctcattacaggaagtactctacaggTTAAGCTCATTACTGGAAGTACAAACTAAATTACCAGCTCTTATTTTGACAGACTGAGGAGTAAGACGCTGATTAATGTTGTTCACAAGAACCTCTTTGGTCTTTTCATCAAGGTTGCATTCATCCAGTATGGACGGGTCACTGGAAAGAAACAAAATGCACTGTTTGGTTAACgaaaatgaattaaaaacccTATAGGTTGAGCTATCGGGTTTTTATTTTATCCTGAGCGTTCTTGAAGTGACACGGTTTTTTAACATCACAAATGGTTAATAAAAATTTCACAGAATTAAAACACTTAGTGGTTTacactatttattaaaaacataaatatttgttatcacCATAATAAGGTACAATAAACCATCACCACACATTAAACCAATGGATGTGTTCTTTCCTATAGAATGTTAAAACCTGGTATTTTAATTACAAGGATGAAATGACAGCcaacaaacaactaataaaaacaacTGAAGACTTTTACATACTTCTCTAAAATTGTTGATTTAAGACTGAACTTAGACAtgcaaaataacattttgatatctgaaaataaagaaacaaagaaaattggCTTTTAAACTAGGTATCAAAAATTATCTTGGGTCAACCAagcattttatttgttgtatctAACTGTCTTAACTATCACACTgttatgtttcatatttctttacaCTGTTATGTGCATATTGTTTGTCTCAAGTTGTAAGTCCACATAAGTATGCCTGTTTGTTCGCCACTATTTATTCAACAACAACCAACTTAAGTTAAATAATtatctaaacaaataaatttatttttttgtaaacatttctgtGTTCACTACAGAATATTTGCATGTGGTCTACAAATGGTTTGCCAGTTAGTATTGCTGTgacatgttttaaagtttttttttagtttgctaTTAAGGACAAAGGTGACCAATGGACAATCTGTGCCATGTGTACAGAGTATATTGATACCTAATCCTggacggccaggtgggttaacgcgttcaactcataatgtgagggtcgtgggttcaaatctctgtcacactaaaaatgctcgccctttcagccatgggggcattataatgttatggtcaatcctactattagttagtaaaagagtagcccaagagttggtggtgggcggtgatgactagctttcttccctctagtcttacactgctaaattagggacggctagtgcagatagcccttgtgtcactttgcgtaaaattaaaaaaaaaaaaaaagcatcatAAGTTCTCAGGATTACCAGTAGGTGCAGTGACGAAACATCAAAGTTACAAATAATCGACACAGTTTTAACTTACGATACGGCGTGCTTGAAAACATCGTAAGAACTTGCAGCTTTCTTAAACTTTTCATCAAAATACCAAGCAGTCTTCTTGTAGAGGTTCTCCAGCTGTTGGTCATCATAACCCAATATCCCTGCTACATGTCTTAAAATGCTGTTCACCTAGAAATGTAATGGGATTATTAGTACTGATGTTACTGACCTCAAAGAATTTTTTAACATCAGACATTTGTCCATCTTCTTACAGCTCAGTCTTCCCTTAAACTGTGACAGAATACATTGTTTGGTAAGATCAACCTCTGAATTtcattttaacagttaatttaaagaattgttattcattaaaaatattacactgttttgttgtcataagattttttttttttcaggaagaGGCTTCAGTCTCATTTCGATCACTTATTTGGATCAACTTAGTTTGCTGGTGTAGATGACGTTTTTAAGATGTTATGAAACATCTGCAGGTTCTCGCATATTCCATACACTCCTCAGATCGCAGGTACTTCcattttactgataaattatCAGTGAACTGTCGTTAGGCTAACCAGAACTTACTCAAGGTTATACTGGACTTGCTGTTTAATTCTGAAATCCCACCACATAAACAGAACATTTTTACATCACACAAGATAATTTCAACATCTTCCCACTTCTTTAAAATAAACCCACAATAACCAACTGAAACAACACACTTTTAAAATgaattgtgtatatttatttaaattttgtaaccaTCAGTAACAACACTATccttatattaacaataataaaaggctTAGCTCAATATAATTCAACTCATGCCAGTACTGTTACTATAAACAATCAATACACTTTTCTAAACAGTAAACTACTCATAAAGGGTTTTATAATTCAACTCATGCCAGTACTGTTACTATAAACAATCAATACACTTTTCTAAACAGTAAACTACTTACATAAAGGGTTTTATAATTCAACTCATGCCAGTACTGTTACTATAAACAATCAATACACTTTTCTAAACAGTAAACTACTTACATAAAGGGTTTTATAATTCAACTCATGCCAGTACTGTTACTATAAACAATCAATACACTTTTCTAAACAGTAAACTACTTACATAAAGGGTTTTATAATTCAACTCATGCCAGTACTGTTACTATAAACAATCAATACACATTTCTAAACAGTAAACTACTTACATAAAGGGTTTTTCTGGATATGGACAAGAAATCAGCACCTCTGTCAAAGTTATACAGagattaaataaagttattaagaGTAGACAGCCACTATACCAGGATCTGACCAACCATGAATACTGGTTAGCCACTATACCAGGATCTGACCAACCATGAATAACGGTTAGCCACTATACCAGGATCTGACCAACCATGAGTACTGGTTAGCCACTATACCAGGATCTGACCAACCATGAATAACGGTTAGCCACTATACCAGGATCTGACCGACCATGAGTACTGGTTAGCCACTATACCAGGATCTGACCAACCATGAATAACGGTTAGCCACTATACCAGGATCTGACCAACCATGAGTACTGGTTAGCCACTATACCAGGATCTGACCAACCATGAATAACGGTTAGCCACTATACCAGGATCTGACCGACCATGAGTACTGGTTAGCCACAACACCAGAATCTGGCCAACCATGAATATTGGTTAGCCACAATACCAGAATCTGGCCAACCATGAATATTGGTCAGCCACAATACCAGAATCTGGCCAACCATGAGCACTGGTTAGCCACGACACCAGAATCTGGCCAACCATGAGCACTGGTTAGCCACGACACCAGAATCTGGCCAACCATGAGCACTGGTTAGCCACGACACCAGAATCTGGCCAACCATGAATAGTGGTTAGTCACAACACCAGAATCTGGCCAACCATGAATAGTGGTTAGCCACAACACCAGAATCTGGCCAACCATGAATAGTGGTTAGTCACAACACCAGAATCTGGCCAACCATGAATACTGGTTAGTCATAACACCAGAATCTGGCCAACCATGAATACTGGTTAGCCACAACACCAGAATCTGGCCAACCATGAGCACTGGTTAGCCACAACACCAGAATCTGGCCAACCATGAGCACTGGTTAGCCACAACACAGAATCTGGCCAACCATGAATATTGGTTAGCCACAACACCAGAATCTGGCCAACCATGAATATTGGTTAGCCACAACACCAGAATCTGGCCAACCATGAGCACTGGTTAGCCACAACACCAGAATCTGGCCAACCATGGATAGTGGTTAGTCATAACACCAGAATCTGGCCAACCATGAATAGTGGTTAGTCATAACACCAGAATCTGGCCAACCATGAATAGTGGTTAGTCATAACACCAGAATCTGGCCAACCCATAACACCAGAATCTGGCCAACCATGAATAGTGGTTAGTCATAACACCAGAATCTGGCCAACCATGAATAGTGGTTAGTCATAACACCAGAATCTGACCAACACCACCTTTACTGATTGAATTGTCACTTTCCaaggagcaaaaaaaaaaactatatcaaATACATAATAACATCAGAAGATTcataatacattataacattagaAGATTCATAATACATTAGTTCAACCTTTTGTAAAATAACCTAATACAGTATACATTAGTtcaaccttttgtaaaatagcctaatacagtatacattagttcaaccttttgtaaaataacctaatacagtatacattagttcaaccttttgtaaaataacctaatacagtatacattagttcaaccttttgtaaaatagcttaatacagtatacattagttcaaccttttgtaaaatagcctaatacagtatacattagttcaaccttttgtaaaatagcctaatacagtatacattagttcaaccttttgtaaaataacctaatacagtatacattagttcaaccttttgtaaaatagcctaatacagtatacattagttcaaccttttgtaaaatagcctaatacagtatacattagttcaaccttttgtaaaataacctaatacagtatacattagttcaaccttttgtaaaatagcctaatacagtatacattagttcaaccttttgtaaaatagcctaatacagtatacattagttcaaccttttgtaaaatagcctaatacagtatacattagttcaaccttttgtaaaatagcctaatacagtatacattagttcaaccttttgtaaaatagcctaatacagtatacattagttcaaccttttgtaaaatagcctAATACAGTATACATTAGTTCAACCTTTTGTAAAATAACCTAATACAGTATACATTAGTTCAACCTTTTGTAAAATAACCTAATACAGTATACATTAGTTCAACCTTTGTAAAATAGCCTACAACTAATCATAACAAAGTATTCATTTTTACTCTGTAAACCTATTTATATTATGGACAATAAGTTACACACAGTTTGcaaacattatacattttaaactagGATGCAATATAGATAATATACATGATGAATGTATTACAGGACTCTGGTCACTTACtacaatataaacattaattatgtatttattacaggACTCTGGTCACTTACtacaatacaaacattaattatgtaattattacaGGACTCTGGTCACTTCTTACtacaatacaaacattaattatgtaattattacaGGACTCTGGTCACTTCCTACtacaatacaaacattaattatgtatttatcaCAGGACTCTGGTCACTTCTTACtacaatataaacattaattatgtatttattacaggACTCTGGTCACTTCTTACtacaacacaaacattaattatgtatttatcaCAGGACTCTGGTCACTTCTTACtacaatataaacattaattatgtatttattacaggACTCTGGTCACTTCCTACTTGTACTTACAGCTTTTGCCTTAGCAAACTTTTCTTCACATTTCACGATATCTTCTGGTGAAACACGTCTTTTCGACAAGTCAATATATCCtacatttaaataatgtaattaacatttttttcttcaacaaatatttttcaattcataTGGAACTACAGAGCATAATAAGAATGTGGGTGAGCCATTAGTATGATGTGAAACTACACACTTGTACACATTTCATAGTAAAGTGCAATAGGtgtaattaaaacagtttatgttGTCTTATCTAATGGTTATCATTGTTTCATGTTCTCTCAGCTAAACaagtgaaaatttatttataaatcagaaaacattttttaacagAATGATAGTCAGCAATGGAAAGAAGTGATGACAATTAGGGGCCCTGTCCCCCTCACCAATATGATGTGAAACTACACACTTGTACACATTTCATAGTAAAGTGCAATAggtgtaattaaaacaaagttatgttGTCTTATCTAATGGTTATCATTGTTTCATGTTCTCTCAGCTAAACaagtgaaaatttatttataaatcagaaaacattttttaacagAATGATAGTCAGCAATGGAAAGAAGTGATGACAATTAGGGGCCCTGTCCCCCTCACCAATAACTATGCATACAAATTCATCCATTTTGGTGAGTGAAATATTTATTGCTAAACACATGATAGGCATGTGCATTGATgtgatttatttgtatttcaattcTGATGCCAGGcactgattttaatgttatatttggaTGAATTCTCAAACAATGCATTGTACTGGCACTTGAACTAATAAATTACCaagttgtttttatatcattcactACCAGTGATGTTTGTACATTACATCACACTGAATAATGTTAggtttttcttgttgttaaaacactcagtatgtaaaataaaataagataaaattattcaCTTCCTATACAAGGCACTTAAGTAACCACAGCAGTAATTAATGAACCTAACCATGATGTTGATGGCAGGTTTAGTCATGTGACTCATTTGGGACCCTGTAACCAACAAAGATGTGGACACACAaattaactgtttgacatacaactTAGGAAAATTATACAAGAACCCAATAGGCCTATATGACCCGTTAACAGTAATTCAATGGTAATAAATACCTTGTTCTTTGATAAGTACAAAATGCAATTATGTGTTTGTGAAATATGAGGTATTATGCTATGACAACTAGCTAGAACATCCAGGCTATCAAACTAGTAAGTAGAAATAGTTGGTACAAAGAAAAGCTTATTGCAACTGTTGAAATATTCAATGAGGAAGTTTATGAGAAACAGACTATTTCAACACGACCTTTTAAAGTTCAAACAGTGAATCCCACTTGTAATCATACATGTACCTCTATACTCCTGTACATAACTACTTTACAGATACCAACATTCACTTTTCTCAATCTATTTTCATAAACCCACAGTTTAAAGTTAGCTTACGTTGTTAAACACAGTAAAATCATTATActtgtgtggtgatgactaatgtTTTGATGCATAGACTTCCTACAAATTCTTGCAATAAACCTTGCAGTTTCCTGTGTAGCAATGCAATGCTAGATGTACACCATTTCTCTGATGAAGATCTGGCAAGTTTTGAGAAATTACCATGTTTTAGCacatattttattcaagtttttattctGAGGTTCACCAAATGTACCATCTATCTACGACACTAGTCATACTGTTTCTAGAATTACTGTTTTTGTACTGGTTGAAAGTTGTTTATGAAAAAAGATGAGACAGATTTCAGTTAACTGTTGATGATGgattttatgatttattatatCTTACAGGCAGGAAGGATTTTAAAGAATTACTCATGATTCACGAAGTGCTTTCACTGTAGGGTCCATCAAAGATGACAATAACCCCATTTTTTAACTTCCAACTAACCCTAATTCCTCAAACAACACATTTCCTTCTTTGTcaataataaatgtacaaactttaaatcaaaataatgtttaaaaaggaaaacaaccaCTGAGGACAAGGAAACTTGTGTAACTACAGCATACCAGTAGCAGTTCcataacaaatgtttcttttaattatttcttcttgtaACAGATTTGCTAATGAGGTTCTGGAAAATGAAAAATACCTTAAAACTTCACCAAGAATTATAATAGATTTGCTCCTTAAAGGtatattatttttacctttatcttTGTCCACCCTGATAACTACCACACATTCACTTCGGCCCACTCTGATCAACTTGTTGATGGATCTAATTCGTCGTCGTGACAACTCAGACAGGAGGATCATCCCCTCAATATTGTTGTACTCTAAAAGATGCACATAAGCACCCATTTCGGCAATTGATCGAACATTTACCATGACAACATCTTCAATTTCTGGGTACCGCTGGCTGTAGAATCGACACGACAGGGGCATGGCTTAAAATGAAATAATCCTGTGActcagatatatttaaaaatctgatGAAATCTACATTTATGTGAAGATACATTTGCATTTCATAATTtaatgatacaaaaaaaaatattttggtgacCAAGGTAAGCACAACAGTCAGTGAAAATATCATCAAGATACATTAACCTATTAATAACCatatataacaaagagaaaatctCTTCTGTAGATTGGAGTTCATCACACACAAGTAACTTCTGTCCTAAATACCAAGTATTTGAGAATTTTCAGTAATACATAATGACCtactttataaaaaatgtatgtcattagaaactgtaataaaaataatatgaaagaaGGGTTTTGTAATTCTAATTTATTGAAGCAAGGTGCCAAGCAACTACATAAAGATTGTGGTAACAAGTGACATATGGAATTACACTTGGCAATATTACATTGCATAAAAGCAAAATATGCCTTTAATTGTTCTAAATTACACTATACATAATAAATGTGCCAAAAACCACTATGCATAATACATGACATAGTTACTAACAAAACAAACCTAGATAACAAATGATTTTAAGTTTAAAGCAAATTTTTCAGTTTCAAAACActttctttttcataattttcaatttcTCGAGCTCTGACTGTTTGATGTaaacataattaactttaaagggtaattaatgtattgtttattacagtactttgacttgaataattttattctgaCTAAAGCATAAATGTTgagattgttttttaaatattattacaattatgttttatttatttatgaaagtgAAATTACAAGTTATTATTAACTAATACTGTAAACAGCACACTAGAATACTTCCCGTAAGTACTggataaataaaacttacactTTATGAAGTTTCTCACAAAACTGAATgtagatatacatataaaagtttATACACAGGGGTTAGGCTTAGGCAGATTTTACAGAggcttaattttataattaacattttccaactcattctttaaaaataatttcaatttcacaTCTTAACAAAAGTAATACCAGTAGCACTAAGCAATACTAAAGCTACACCCTGgttatattgtataacaattaGCAACAGTAATGTAGCCGTAGGTAAGTattaacacatacatatatatatatgcaaattacAATCAACATAATCCACAAAACATTAAGTAATGCCACTGTAATAATACACTTTACATGGTTTATACTAACactattaacagtattacagtagGCCAATTTAACGAGCCAATTATCCGGTACAGTACGtcagaagatatatatatacatgtaatttgcaatattttgaagttttttacTAGAAAATATATCTGATAAAGTATTTTACCTGCAACAATAATCACGTAGACTTTTTGTTATATCTCAAAACAATAATgatcaaatattaaataaggtaccAAAAAATGTAACCATGTGGCAAGATCGAGATCAAGGAAGAAATAATTTTCGCCTGTcggtaaaaattaaaactacctaattttcattattttcctgATTACAAACAAGTGTAGTGACAGTGAATGTCAGAAAACCTTACAACCTATTTTATTCATTCAACGTTCCAGTTTTACATGTTCATCAggagtatataaattattaaattatcttctaattcaaatttatttccataatttgcttaatatttcattaaatacgtGAAGTAATATTTTCCTCTGATTGCAAGTTGGAAAAGAGTAGCATTTTTCCTGGCTGACAAAATATTTAACTGCAAAGTCTTAGTTTAACTGAATTCTGCCAGTGGTAATTTATTTTGCAATGtctgaaatgaaaaaacaaaaacgaattgaGTTTGACGGCTTCTtgacagtttgtttggtttgaatttcgcacaaagcaactaaTTTAGCTTTGTCCCTAATTGTCCcccc
Proteins encoded in this window:
- the LOC143253999 gene encoding eukaryotic translation initiation factor 2 subunit 1-like, with amino-acid sequence MPLSCRFYSQRYPEIEDVVMVNVRSIAEMGAYVHLLEYNNIEGMILLSELSRRRIRSINKLIRVGRSECVVVIRVDKDKGYIDLSKRRVSPEDIVKCEEKFAKAKAVNSILRHVAGILGYDDQQLENLYKKTAWYFDEKFKKAASSYDVFKHAVSDPSILDECNLDEKTKEVLVNNINQRLTPQSVKIRADIEVSCYGYEGIDAVKNALRAGINCSTECMPVKINLIAPPLYVITTTTMERPDGLKALSEAIDKIQEAIQTSGGVFHVKNPPKVVTETDEVELAKQLERLEMANAEVAGDDDDEEAGSEGEDEGEDQP